A portion of the Brockia lithotrophica genome contains these proteins:
- a CDS encoding Aspartate carbamoyltransferase, whose product MPHFLSAEDFSPRLVYALFRLAGELRARRETPKLLSGRSVTLLFGEPSTRTRLSFSLAALRLGAEILTLDERLTSRAKGETLADTLEVLALLGVDVAVVRTSEDAIRPPALAPSVVSAGSGTGEHPTQALLDAWTLYEAFGRLEGLRLLVLGDVRHSRVFGSHARLLPRLGVHLTAAAPRAWLGREEDLEGVADRIALEDVSLEDLLAAVDAVLVLRPQWERHAHSVGAQALPTPASYLERYGLTEERARALRPEARILHPGPVTWGVEIDPALRDDPRILVRRQVENGLYVRMAVLVAAGGNFPSCETGLAAFARDSSSPGEGGYFGEASPPRDDKSPFREGSARAFTSPLHR is encoded by the coding sequence GTGCCCCACTTCCTCTCGGCCGAAGACTTTTCTCCACGGCTTGTGTACGCCCTCTTTCGGCTTGCGGGGGAACTTCGCGCTCGGCGGGAGACCCCCAAGCTCCTCTCCGGCCGGTCGGTAACTCTCCTCTTCGGCGAACCTTCCACGCGCACGCGCCTGTCCTTTTCCCTTGCCGCCCTTCGGTTGGGGGCCGAGATCCTCACCCTCGACGAACGCCTCACGAGCCGGGCAAAGGGGGAGACGCTCGCGGACACCCTGGAGGTTCTCGCCCTCCTGGGGGTGGACGTGGCCGTCGTCCGAACCTCGGAAGACGCCATCCGTCCGCCGGCGCTTGCGCCGTCCGTGGTGAGCGCCGGGAGCGGTACCGGCGAGCACCCTACCCAGGCCCTTCTCGACGCCTGGACGCTGTACGAAGCCTTCGGGCGCTTGGAGGGATTGCGGCTACTCGTCCTCGGCGACGTCCGCCACAGCCGGGTTTTCGGTTCGCACGCGCGGCTTCTTCCGCGCCTCGGCGTGCACCTCACGGCCGCGGCTCCCCGTGCCTGGCTCGGCCGCGAGGAGGATCTGGAGGGTGTGGCCGACCGCATCGCCCTCGAAGACGTTTCCCTGGAAGACCTCCTCGCCGCCGTCGACGCGGTCCTCGTCCTCCGGCCCCAGTGGGAGCGCCACGCGCATTCCGTCGGTGCCCAGGCTCTCCCGACGCCCGCATCGTACCTCGAGCGGTACGGGCTTACCGAGGAGCGGGCGCGCGCCCTACGCCCCGAAGCCCGAATCCTGCACCCGGGTCCCGTGACGTGGGGCGTGGAAATCGATCCGGCCCTTCGGGACGACCCTCGGATCCTCGTACGCCGTCAGGTGGAAAACGGCCTCTACGTGCGCATGGCCGTGCTCGTCGCCGCCGGCGGGAACTTTCCTTCGTGCGAGACCGGTCTCGCCGCCTTCGCAAGGGACTCTTCGTCGCCCGGGGAAGGCGGGTATTTCGGAGAGGCTTCTCCGCCGCGCGACGACAAGTCGCCTTTTCGGGAGGGGAGTGCCCGTGCCTTCACCTCTCCTCTGCATCGATGA
- a CDS encoding Uracil permease, giving the protein MVRSEDRPTPVGIRPLYDVEETPPFLRLLPLSLQHVFAMFGATVLVPILTGLDVQAALLASGLGTILFLLVTRGQIPNYLGSSFAFIGPILTVTHAAGVGAALLGAFLSGVLYLVFAWLVHRAGTRWLDAVLPPVLVGSIVAVIGLALSGVAVSWALTDPLQPQGGNSLAAAEVALVTVAIVLFVNLYGRGLLGVLPVLTGVVLGTGYAYLRHPDWFTAGPDGGFVGKVAQAAWFLTPAEFFSRHAHTLEVARAALTPEAWLFALTIAPIAFVTLAEHIGHLLVTERVIGRPLVPLLPRSLLGDGLAVMLAAWIGGPPSTTYGENIGVLAVSRVYSRAVLFGAAVLAALLAFVEKLGAALLAIPKPVLGGVMIVLFGVIAAQGLRMFVEYGVDLAHRRNMLLVAVVLVTGIGGFRLDLAGTFPGGVPFSLTVDNIALATLLGIFLHLVLPERAVAYGRTTLTLAAQAAGGHASGRAEGPHGEDPRAALPPHHGGEDGSPSRT; this is encoded by the coding sequence ATGGTCCGTTCCGAAGATCGCCCGACACCCGTCGGCATTCGCCCCCTCTACGACGTGGAAGAGACCCCGCCCTTCCTACGCCTCCTCCCCCTGAGCCTGCAGCACGTCTTCGCCATGTTCGGCGCGACGGTCCTCGTCCCGATCCTCACGGGACTGGACGTGCAGGCAGCGCTCTTGGCGAGCGGTTTGGGGACGATCCTCTTCCTCCTCGTGACGCGCGGCCAGATCCCGAACTACCTCGGCTCTTCCTTTGCCTTCATCGGCCCCATCCTCACGGTGACGCACGCGGCCGGGGTGGGAGCCGCCCTTTTGGGGGCGTTTCTCTCCGGCGTGTTGTACCTGGTCTTCGCCTGGCTCGTGCACCGCGCGGGGACGCGCTGGCTCGACGCCGTCCTTCCCCCCGTCCTCGTGGGGAGCATCGTCGCCGTGATCGGCCTCGCGCTCTCCGGAGTGGCGGTTTCCTGGGCGCTCACGGATCCCTTGCAGCCGCAGGGCGGAAACTCCCTCGCTGCGGCAGAGGTCGCCCTCGTCACCGTGGCGATCGTGCTCTTCGTGAACCTGTACGGCCGCGGGCTCTTGGGCGTCCTCCCCGTCCTCACGGGCGTCGTCTTGGGCACGGGCTACGCCTACCTCCGCCACCCGGATTGGTTTACCGCCGGTCCCGACGGGGGATTCGTGGGCAAGGTGGCGCAGGCCGCTTGGTTTCTCACGCCGGCGGAGTTCTTCTCCCGCCACGCGCATACGCTGGAAGTCGCCCGCGCCGCGCTAACGCCCGAAGCGTGGCTCTTTGCCCTCACGATCGCCCCCATCGCCTTCGTCACCCTTGCCGAACACATCGGCCACCTCCTCGTCACGGAACGCGTGATCGGGCGGCCGCTCGTTCCCCTCCTCCCGCGTTCGCTTCTGGGGGACGGTTTGGCGGTCATGCTCGCGGCGTGGATCGGCGGCCCGCCGAGCACGACGTACGGCGAAAACATCGGCGTCCTCGCCGTAAGCCGCGTGTACAGCCGGGCGGTCCTCTTCGGAGCCGCCGTTCTGGCCGCTCTTCTTGCCTTCGTGGAAAAGCTCGGCGCCGCGCTTCTCGCCATCCCCAAGCCCGTCCTCGGGGGCGTGATGATCGTCCTCTTCGGCGTGATCGCCGCCCAGGGACTCCGGATGTTCGTCGAGTACGGCGTCGACCTCGCCCACCGGCGCAACATGCTCCTCGTCGCCGTGGTCCTCGTCACGGGCATCGGCGGCTTTCGCCTCGACCTTGCGGGAACCTTCCCCGGAGGCGTGCCGTTCTCCCTCACCGTGGACAACATCGCCTTGGCCACCTTGCTCGGCATCTTTCTCCACCTCGTGCTTCCCGAACGCGCCGTCGCCTACGGAAGGACGACCTTAACCTTAGCCGCCCAGGCGGCGGGCGGACACGCCTCGGGGCGGGCCGAAGGTCCGCACGGGGAGGACCCACGCGCTGCGCTCCCCCCGCACCACGGAGGCGAAGACGGCTCGCCTTCTCGAACGTGA
- a CDS encoding Uracil phosphoribosyltransferase, with protein MSPEGELALRRRADAPRTTYPNLPSTLPAEGFFVPAGPRRDLVSELLPADSFRGIVGKRFGPDATEEAVSVARNVELMDQAAVRRALTRIAHEIVERNKGVAHVVLAGVRTRGVYLARRLAERLREIEGQEVPVGVVDVTLYRDDLTYLRPSGDPLVQGTDFPVPIEGKVVVLVDDVLYTGRTARAAMEAVISRGRPAAIQLAVLVDRGHRELPIRPDFVGKNVPTSRDERVYVELVEVDGRDLVTLREARHGQGLKAADVSDDRGGGEE; from the coding sequence GTGTCCCCGGAAGGGGAACTCGCGCTCCGAAGGCGCGCCGACGCGCCGCGTACAACCTACCCGAACCTACCCTCCACCCTCCCGGCGGAGGGTTTTTTTGTGCCCGCGGGACCCCGTCGGGATCTCGTGTCGGAGCTTCTTCCTGCGGACTCCTTTCGCGGAATCGTCGGAAAACGTTTTGGACCAGACGCGACCGAGGAGGCGGTATCCGTGGCGCGCAACGTGGAACTCATGGACCAGGCGGCCGTCCGGCGGGCGCTCACGCGCATCGCCCACGAGATCGTCGAGCGGAACAAAGGGGTTGCTCACGTCGTCCTTGCGGGGGTGCGCACGCGGGGCGTGTACCTCGCACGGCGACTCGCGGAGCGTCTGCGGGAAATCGAGGGGCAAGAAGTTCCCGTAGGCGTGGTGGACGTCACCCTGTACCGCGACGACCTCACCTACCTCAGGCCGTCGGGCGACCCCCTCGTCCAAGGCACGGATTTCCCCGTGCCCATCGAAGGGAAGGTCGTCGTCCTCGTGGACGACGTCCTGTACACGGGACGTACGGCCCGCGCGGCCATGGAGGCCGTGATTTCCCGCGGCCGTCCGGCGGCCATCCAGCTCGCCGTCCTCGTCGACCGCGGGCACAGAGAGCTGCCCATTCGTCCCGACTTCGTCGGCAAAAACGTCCCGACGTCTCGCGACGAGCGCGTCTACGTGGAGCTCGTGGAAGTGGACGGCCGCGACCTGGTGACCTTGCGCGAGGCTCGCCACGGCCAAGGTTTAAAGGCGGCGGACGTCTCCGACGACCGCGGCGGGGGAGAGGAGTAG
- a CDS encoding Ribosomal large subunit pseudouridine synthase D, protein MVAGEGQEEERISVEIPPEAHGERIDRVLASLLPELSRERIKRLIAEGRVRAGGIPVDAPRRPARAGERVELLVPRDPPLALVPEVRPLSVLYEDAYLAVVEKPRGVPVHPSPGHETGTLAHALLARFPELSRAGGDLRPGIVHRLDKDTTGLLVVAKSDAVHHRLARLFAARSVFRGYVAVVHGRPVPPRGTIVAPIGRDPRERKRMAVVAGGREAITHYRTLVACPSVSLVVLRLETGRTHQIRVHMRHVGHPVVGDPVYGYRRERPGAPLLLHAFGLRFVHPVTGEPVRAYAPPPEDFRAAFFRLCSPEEGTTARAPEDSLAPPAPPVQEVWLRVEKRLRRLVFGEGEGDSDSLRPGRAGD, encoded by the coding sequence ATGGTAGCCGGGGAAGGGCAGGAAGAAGAGCGGATTTCCGTCGAAATCCCACCGGAGGCGCACGGCGAGAGGATCGACCGCGTCCTCGCGTCGCTCCTCCCGGAGTTGAGCCGTGAGCGGATCAAGCGCCTCATCGCCGAAGGGAGGGTGCGCGCGGGCGGCATCCCCGTAGACGCCCCCCGGCGCCCGGCGCGTGCCGGGGAGCGCGTCGAACTCCTCGTTCCCCGGGACCCTCCCCTCGCGCTCGTCCCGGAAGTCCGCCCGCTTTCCGTCCTCTACGAAGACGCCTACCTCGCGGTCGTCGAGAAGCCGCGGGGCGTACCCGTGCACCCAAGTCCGGGACACGAAACGGGTACGCTCGCCCACGCCCTCCTCGCCCGCTTCCCCGAGTTGAGCCGCGCGGGCGGCGATCTTCGCCCGGGTATCGTGCACCGCTTGGACAAGGATACGACGGGCCTCCTCGTCGTCGCCAAGAGCGACGCCGTCCACCACCGCCTCGCCCGCCTCTTCGCCGCCCGCTCGGTCTTTCGCGGCTACGTGGCCGTCGTCCACGGTCGCCCCGTCCCTCCGCGAGGTACGATCGTGGCTCCCATCGGCCGTGACCCGCGGGAGCGAAAGCGCATGGCCGTCGTAGCCGGAGGCCGGGAAGCGATCACCCACTACCGGACGCTCGTGGCCTGTCCGTCGGTCAGCCTCGTCGTCTTGCGCTTGGAGACGGGTCGCACGCACCAGATTCGCGTGCACATGCGGCACGTAGGCCACCCCGTTGTAGGCGATCCCGTGTACGGGTACCGGCGCGAACGGCCGGGCGCCCCCCTTCTCTTGCACGCCTTCGGCCTTCGCTTCGTCCATCCCGTGACGGGAGAACCCGTGCGGGCGTACGCACCGCCGCCGGAGGACTTTCGCGCGGCGTTCTTCCGCCTCTGCTCGCCCGAGGAGGGGACGACCGCACGCGCGCCGGAAGATTCCCTCGCTCCGCCTGCGCCGCCCGTCCAGGAGGTTTGGTTGCGGGTGGAAAAGCGCCTCCGGCGCCTCGTGTTTGGCGAGGGGGAGGGGGATTCCGACTCCCTTCGCCCGGGTCGGGCGGGTGATTGA
- a CDS encoding Lipoprotein signal peptidase, whose product MGLRERRFVSSRWGTVLSRTVGGYSVAATVFLLDRAAKVWVLQSLIVGESVPIFDGILHITSVRNTGASFGMFRGATEFLTLLSAVAVVLLAFLVYRLSAWGWGYSLSLGLVLGGAAGNLWDRVAYGAVVDFIDVRAIHYPVFNVADAALTVGGVLLAALFLFGKKGRELWKGEW is encoded by the coding sequence ATGGGCCTTCGCGAACGCCGTTTTGTTTCGTCGCGCTGGGGGACCGTCCTTTCCCGTACGGTCGGTGGGTACTCGGTCGCGGCGACGGTCTTCCTCCTCGACCGCGCGGCCAAGGTGTGGGTCCTCCAGAGCCTGATCGTCGGGGAGAGCGTCCCCATCTTCGACGGAATCCTCCACATCACCTCGGTGCGGAACACCGGGGCCTCCTTCGGCATGTTTCGCGGCGCCACGGAGTTTCTCACCCTCTTGAGCGCCGTGGCCGTGGTCTTGCTCGCCTTCCTCGTGTACCGGCTGTCGGCGTGGGGGTGGGGGTATTCCCTTTCCCTCGGGCTCGTGCTCGGGGGTGCGGCGGGAAATCTGTGGGACCGCGTCGCCTACGGGGCGGTCGTGGACTTCATCGACGTCCGCGCAATCCACTATCCCGTCTTCAACGTCGCCGATGCGGCGCTCACCGTAGGGGGGGTACTCCTGGCCGCCCTTTTCCTCTTCGGCAAAAAGGGGAGAGAGCTTTGGAAGGGCGAATGGTAG
- a CDS encoding diguanylate cyclase/phosphodiesterase (GGDEF & EAL domains) with PAS/PAC sensor(s), producing MPEERGVGVLHLFAGNAGSILGVFFPPDVPRLMAPCWKILASVDTPLFVHAYGKIVFANEAAVQALARGGEGELLGKSPLKLFLPEDRPLFFRALMEPGRAFLLRTADSYGGEPFFLRTRPLDEDGTGFFVTSLIPVREEERAGDVLLDIPSRQEFLRTLDRLLRHNVPPFAVVLVDIDRFKVYNDAFGPEVGDELLRAARDLFRKLVAGNGLVARMAGDEYGLIFFLPSEDPGAQNELLARLAEIARGGYDPFVVEGRTYHLTFSVGVAVYPDDGRSVEELLRAAEGALVRAKERGRGKVVRHAPQGKDVLVRQLVLEMDLWGALERGELVLYYQPLYDVLRGKLVGVEALLRWRHPEMGLISPAEFLPQAEDTGLIVPIGEWVLREALRQLVAWERETGEVLRAYVNVSAIQFDDPDFVRRVAAIVAQSGVEPNRLELELTESVLMRDIEASVERLKELKAMGIRVAVDDFGTGYSSLSYLRRLPIDAVKIDRSFVWEVKDEKDTGTIATAVIYLAHALGLEVVAEGVETEWQKEFLASNSLQIMQGYYFGKPLPAEEFATAYLRKAT from the coding sequence GTGCCGGAGGAACGCGGTGTCGGCGTCCTGCACCTCTTCGCGGGCAACGCAGGGAGTATCTTGGGGGTCTTCTTTCCTCCGGATGTACCCCGCCTCATGGCTCCCTGTTGGAAGATCCTCGCCAGCGTAGACACGCCCCTTTTCGTCCACGCGTACGGGAAGATCGTCTTTGCCAACGAGGCGGCCGTGCAGGCGCTCGCCCGGGGGGGTGAGGGAGAACTTCTGGGGAAGAGTCCCTTGAAGCTCTTCCTCCCCGAAGATCGGCCGCTCTTCTTCCGCGCGCTCATGGAGCCGGGGCGGGCGTTTTTGCTCCGTACGGCCGACTCCTACGGCGGAGAGCCTTTCTTCCTCCGGACGCGCCCCCTCGACGAAGACGGCACGGGGTTTTTTGTCACGAGCCTCATCCCCGTGCGCGAAGAAGAGCGGGCGGGGGACGTCCTTTTGGACATTCCTTCGCGTCAGGAGTTTCTCCGAACGCTCGACCGCCTCCTCCGCCACAACGTACCTCCCTTTGCCGTCGTGCTCGTGGACATAGACCGTTTCAAGGTGTACAACGACGCCTTCGGTCCCGAGGTCGGCGACGAGCTCTTGCGTGCGGCGCGCGACCTCTTCCGCAAGCTCGTCGCCGGGAACGGCCTCGTGGCGCGGATGGCGGGTGACGAATACGGCCTCATTTTCTTCTTGCCTTCGGAAGACCCCGGGGCTCAGAACGAGCTCCTCGCCAGGCTGGCGGAGATCGCCCGCGGCGGGTACGACCCCTTCGTGGTCGAGGGACGGACGTACCACCTCACCTTTTCCGTCGGAGTCGCCGTCTACCCCGACGACGGCCGAAGCGTGGAAGAACTCCTTCGGGCCGCCGAGGGAGCCCTCGTCCGCGCGAAGGAACGAGGGCGGGGTAAGGTCGTGCGCCACGCTCCCCAGGGGAAAGACGTGCTCGTCCGCCAGCTCGTGCTCGAGATGGACCTTTGGGGTGCCCTCGAGCGCGGAGAATTGGTACTATACTATCAACCCCTGTACGACGTCCTCCGGGGGAAGCTCGTGGGGGTGGAAGCGCTCTTGCGCTGGCGCCATCCGGAAATGGGGCTCATATCCCCCGCGGAGTTCCTCCCCCAGGCGGAAGACACGGGTCTCATCGTCCCGATCGGGGAGTGGGTTCTCCGAGAGGCATTGCGTCAGCTCGTCGCCTGGGAGCGAGAGACGGGCGAGGTGTTGCGGGCGTACGTCAACGTGTCGGCGATCCAGTTCGACGACCCGGACTTCGTGCGCCGCGTGGCAGCCATCGTCGCCCAGAGCGGGGTTGAACCGAACCGCCTGGAACTCGAGCTTACGGAGAGCGTCCTCATGCGCGACATCGAGGCGAGCGTCGAACGACTCAAGGAACTCAAAGCGATGGGGATTCGCGTCGCCGTGGACGACTTCGGGACGGGATACTCGTCTCTCAGCTATCTGCGCCGCCTCCCCATCGACGCCGTAAAGATCGACCGTTCCTTCGTGTGGGAGGTCAAGGACGAGAAGGACACGGGCACGATCGCCACGGCCGTGATCTACCTCGCCCACGCCCTGGGCCTCGAGGTCGTCGCCGAGGGCGTGGAGACGGAGTGGCAAAAGGAGTTCCTCGCCTCCAACAGCCTCCAGATCATGCAGGGGTATTACTTCGGGAAGCCGCTCCCGGCGGAGGAATTTGCCACTGCTTACCTCCGCAAGGCGACCTAG
- a CDS encoding Isoleucyl-tRNA synthetase: MADVDYRATVNLPKTDFPMRANLPQREPEIQARWQEMGIYARVQEKNRGRPRFVLHDGPPYANGDIHMGHVLNKVLKDIIVRSRSQMGYDAPFVPGFDTHGMPIEHAVITHKKADPRSVGIVPFRNLCREWAEEYIGRQSRQFQRLGVRGDWERPYVTFDPVYEAAQIRVFGEMAKKGYIYRGLKVIYWSPSAETALADAEIEYRDKVSPSIYVAFSVVDGKGKLSPGDRVVIWTTTPWTLPANLAVTLHPEYRYSLLETDRGNLLVATELVPSFREVTGVSVDRELGSWRGRELEGVTLHHPFYERVVPVVLGEHVTLDMGTGAVHTAPGHGEDDAYVGERYGLPLLSPVDEKGRFTAEAPGFEGMFYADADERIIEILAERGALIHRGTIRHAYPHDWRTKKPVIYRATEQWFASVDGFREELLRAVESVRWIPEWGEIRLANMIRDRGDWCISRQRVWGVPIPAVYCTTCGKPIIDAQILERVALIFEAEGSNAWYERPVEDFLPQGFRCPHCGGTHFRKETDTMDVWFDSGSSHAAVLRTRPELGWPADLYLEGSDQFRGWFNSSLTTAVAVFGLPPYRTVLGHGFVLDGEGRKMSKSLGNIVDPMDVMKTYGADILRLWVASVDYTADVRISDAILGQIAEVYRKVRNTFRFLLGNTSDFDPARDRVPPERLWELDRYMLSRLHELIGRVWRAYEAYDFHEVYTLLHTYATVDLSAFYLDVLKDRLYTSHPDDEGRRSAQTVLYETLRALAILFHPILPHTAEEVWQHMPGPKEESVQLADFPEADPRLIDRALHVRWAKILAVREASNKAIEEARRADVLGAALEAHLHLYPEDAGAADFLRSLPRPEEIFLTSAVTVHEPGEAPPADAVPFPGGWASVSRAGGQKCARCWMITPEVGSDPEYPDLCPRCAAVVRRLVREGRVAKADA, encoded by the coding sequence GTGGCAGACGTGGACTACCGGGCGACGGTGAACCTCCCCAAGACGGATTTTCCCATGCGCGCCAACCTCCCGCAGCGCGAGCCGGAAATCCAGGCTCGTTGGCAGGAAATGGGCATCTACGCCCGCGTGCAGGAAAAGAACCGCGGACGGCCCAGGTTCGTCCTCCACGACGGGCCGCCGTATGCCAACGGCGACATCCACATGGGGCACGTCCTCAACAAGGTCCTCAAAGACATCATCGTGCGCTCTCGCTCGCAGATGGGGTACGACGCTCCCTTCGTACCCGGTTTTGACACGCACGGAATGCCCATCGAACACGCGGTGATCACCCACAAAAAGGCCGATCCGCGCTCTGTGGGCATCGTCCCCTTTCGCAACCTGTGTCGGGAATGGGCGGAAGAGTACATCGGGCGGCAGTCCCGTCAGTTTCAACGCCTCGGCGTCCGCGGAGACTGGGAACGGCCGTACGTCACCTTCGATCCGGTGTACGAGGCGGCGCAGATCCGCGTCTTCGGGGAGATGGCGAAGAAGGGGTACATCTACCGCGGGCTCAAGGTGATCTACTGGTCACCTTCCGCGGAGACGGCCCTTGCCGACGCGGAAATCGAGTACCGCGATAAGGTTTCCCCCTCGATCTACGTCGCCTTTTCCGTAGTGGACGGCAAGGGCAAGCTTTCTCCCGGGGACCGCGTGGTGATCTGGACGACGACCCCGTGGACGCTCCCCGCCAACCTCGCCGTGACCTTGCACCCGGAGTACCGCTACAGCCTCCTGGAGACGGACCGCGGCAACCTCCTCGTGGCCACGGAACTCGTCCCCTCCTTCCGAGAAGTCACCGGAGTATCCGTAGATCGGGAGCTCGGCTCCTGGCGCGGCCGGGAGCTCGAAGGCGTCACCCTCCACCACCCCTTCTACGAGCGCGTGGTTCCCGTCGTCCTGGGAGAGCACGTCACCCTGGACATGGGTACGGGCGCCGTGCACACGGCGCCCGGGCACGGGGAGGACGACGCCTACGTGGGCGAGCGGTACGGCCTCCCCCTCCTCTCCCCCGTGGACGAAAAGGGGCGGTTTACCGCCGAGGCACCCGGTTTCGAGGGGATGTTTTACGCGGACGCCGACGAGCGGATCATCGAGATCCTCGCCGAACGCGGCGCCCTCATCCACCGGGGAACGATTCGCCACGCCTATCCCCACGACTGGCGTACGAAGAAGCCCGTGATCTACCGCGCGACGGAGCAGTGGTTTGCCTCCGTCGACGGGTTTCGCGAGGAACTCCTCCGCGCCGTAGAGAGCGTTCGCTGGATTCCGGAGTGGGGAGAGATCCGCCTCGCCAACATGATCCGCGACCGCGGCGACTGGTGCATTTCGCGGCAGCGCGTCTGGGGCGTTCCCATTCCCGCCGTATACTGCACGACGTGCGGCAAACCCATCATCGACGCGCAAATCCTCGAGCGCGTCGCTTTGATCTTCGAGGCCGAGGGATCGAACGCGTGGTACGAGCGTCCGGTGGAGGACTTCCTCCCCCAGGGCTTCCGCTGCCCGCACTGCGGCGGTACGCACTTCCGCAAGGAGACGGACACGATGGACGTCTGGTTCGACTCGGGATCCTCGCACGCGGCCGTTCTCCGGACGCGTCCGGAGCTCGGGTGGCCGGCGGACCTCTACCTCGAAGGCTCAGACCAATTCCGCGGCTGGTTCAACTCGTCGCTCACGACCGCCGTCGCCGTCTTCGGCCTTCCGCCGTACAGGACCGTCCTCGGGCACGGCTTCGTCCTCGACGGGGAAGGGCGCAAGATGTCCAAGTCTCTGGGGAACATCGTCGACCCCATGGACGTCATGAAGACGTACGGCGCGGACATCCTCCGCCTCTGGGTCGCTTCCGTGGACTACACGGCGGACGTGCGAATCTCGGACGCGATCCTCGGGCAAATCGCCGAAGTGTACCGCAAGGTGCGCAACACGTTTCGTTTTCTCCTGGGAAATACGAGCGACTTCGACCCCGCGCGCGATCGCGTGCCGCCGGAGCGCCTGTGGGAACTCGACCGCTACATGCTTTCGCGCCTCCACGAGCTCATCGGCCGCGTGTGGCGGGCGTACGAGGCGTACGACTTTCACGAGGTGTACACGCTCCTCCACACGTACGCGACGGTGGATTTGAGCGCCTTCTACCTCGACGTGCTCAAAGACCGTCTGTACACGAGCCATCCGGACGACGAGGGGCGCCGCTCCGCCCAAACCGTCCTCTACGAGACCCTCCGGGCGCTCGCGATCTTGTTCCACCCCATCCTGCCGCATACGGCGGAGGAAGTTTGGCAGCACATGCCCGGACCCAAGGAAGAGAGCGTGCAGCTCGCCGACTTCCCGGAAGCCGATCCTCGGCTCATCGACCGCGCCCTTCACGTCCGTTGGGCGAAGATCCTCGCCGTCCGCGAGGCTTCCAACAAGGCCATCGAAGAAGCCCGCAGGGCGGACGTGTTAGGGGCGGCACTCGAGGCACACCTCCACCTCTATCCGGAAGACGCGGGGGCGGCCGACTTCCTCCGCTCGCTCCCGCGGCCCGAGGAGATCTTCCTCACGTCGGCCGTGACCGTCCACGAGCCCGGAGAGGCACCTCCGGCGGACGCCGTTCCCTTTCCGGGAGGGTGGGCATCGGTGTCCCGTGCGGGGGGGCAGAAGTGCGCGCGCTGCTGGATGATCACGCCGGAAGTCGGATCGGATCCGGAGTATCCGGACCTTTGCCCGCGCTGCGCCGCGGTGGTGCGCCGCCTCGTCCGCGAAGGACGCGTAGCGAAGGCGGACGCGTAA
- a CDS encoding Cell division initiation protein DivIVA, whose protein sequence is MALRPEDIEHKEFPITFRGYHVDEVNAFLEQVAREMALLLEEQAKLRKRVAELEERLNHYGNLEETLTKTLVAAEKTAEQVKANAHKEAELILREAEKNADRIVEEALAKVRKINLEIDELKQRAIVYRNRFRTLLEAQLEMLQGHDWDGLTEETFGEGRGREELRTP, encoded by the coding sequence GTGGCCCTGCGGCCTGAAGACATCGAGCACAAGGAATTCCCCATCACCTTTCGCGGCTACCACGTAGACGAGGTGAACGCCTTCCTCGAACAGGTGGCGCGCGAGATGGCGCTCCTCCTCGAGGAGCAGGCCAAGCTCCGGAAGCGCGTCGCCGAGCTCGAAGAGCGGCTGAACCACTACGGGAACTTGGAAGAAACCCTCACGAAAACCCTCGTCGCCGCCGAAAAGACGGCGGAGCAGGTGAAGGCCAACGCGCACAAGGAGGCGGAGCTCATCCTCCGAGAGGCGGAGAAAAACGCCGACCGCATCGTCGAGGAAGCCCTCGCCAAGGTGCGCAAGATCAACTTGGAAATCGACGAGCTCAAGCAGCGGGCGATCGTCTATCGGAACCGCTTCCGCACCTTGCTCGAAGCGCAGCTCGAGATGCTTCAGGGTCACGATTGGGACGGCCTCACGGAAGAGACCTTCGGGGAGGGTCGGGGGCGCGAAGAGCTCCGCACGCCTTGA
- a CDS encoding FtsZ-interacting protein related to cell division, with translation MMNRVFQWIGLGDDGELPGEDDRQPAEPDAEAERTRRRGNIVPLERKRSEAKMVIVEPRTFNEVKDIADHLRARKAVLVNFHRVPHELKQRMKDFLSGTIYVLEGEFTAVGEDIYLLAPENVEIEGSISFFADETLGNFRR, from the coding sequence ATGATGAATCGCGTGTTTCAGTGGATTGGGCTGGGAGACGACGGCGAGCTTCCCGGGGAAGACGACCGGCAGCCTGCCGAACCGGACGCCGAAGCGGAGCGGACACGGCGGCGGGGAAACATCGTACCCTTGGAACGGAAGCGGAGTGAGGCAAAGATGGTCATCGTAGAGCCGCGGACGTTCAACGAGGTAAAGGACATCGCCGACCACTTGCGGGCGAGAAAGGCCGTCCTCGTGAATTTCCACCGCGTACCCCACGAGCTCAAACAGCGGATGAAGGACTTCTTGAGCGGGACGATCTACGTCCTGGAAGGGGAGTTCACCGCCGTCGGGGAAGACATCTACCTCCTCGCCCCGGAAAACGTGGAGATCGAAGGGTCAATTTCGTTCTTTGCCGACGAAACGCTGGGGAATTTCCGCCGCTGA